The following proteins come from a genomic window of Alicyclobacillus dauci:
- the mgrA gene encoding L-glyceraldehyde 3-phosphate reductase, whose amino-acid sequence MEYLADANRYTSMQYRRCGRSGVKLPAISLGLWHNFGGVDTLENSRAMIRRAFDLGITHFDLANNYGPPAGSAEENFGRILKEDLAAYRDEMIISTKAGYYMWPGPYGDWGSKKYLVASLDQSLKRMGLEYVDIFYSHRPDPETPLEETMAALDLVVRQGKALYVGLSNYDANQTKQAVSILKQLGTPLLIHQPRYSILDRWIEDGLQTVLEDEGVGSIAFCPLAQGLLTSKYLTGIPDDSRAAKESSFLKESDITEATVNKVRELNVIAQQRGQSLAQMALAWVLRSGRVTSALIGASRVAQIEENVAALEQLSFNDDELSAIDQVLR is encoded by the coding sequence ATGGAATACTTAGCTGACGCGAACCGATACACTTCAATGCAGTACAGACGCTGCGGCCGATCCGGCGTAAAACTTCCCGCCATCTCCCTCGGCCTGTGGCACAATTTCGGCGGTGTCGACACCCTGGAAAACAGCCGCGCCATGATTCGCCGCGCCTTCGACCTGGGCATCACCCATTTTGACTTGGCAAACAACTATGGGCCACCGGCGGGATCGGCAGAGGAAAACTTTGGCCGCATCCTCAAAGAAGATTTAGCGGCATACCGCGACGAGATGATCATCTCAACCAAAGCAGGCTACTATATGTGGCCGGGGCCCTACGGCGACTGGGGCTCAAAGAAGTACCTCGTCGCAAGCCTCGACCAGAGCCTGAAGCGCATGGGCTTGGAGTACGTGGATATCTTCTACTCCCATCGTCCCGATCCCGAGACACCACTGGAAGAGACCATGGCGGCACTCGATCTCGTCGTGCGCCAGGGCAAAGCCCTCTACGTCGGGCTCTCCAACTACGACGCAAACCAAACCAAACAGGCTGTCTCCATACTGAAACAACTCGGCACACCGCTGCTCATCCACCAGCCGCGGTATTCCATCCTGGACCGTTGGATCGAGGATGGCTTACAAACTGTCCTCGAGGATGAGGGTGTGGGGTCCATCGCGTTTTGCCCGCTCGCTCAAGGTCTGCTCACGAGCAAATACCTGACGGGTATCCCCGATGATTCCCGTGCAGCAAAAGAGTCAAGTTTCCTGAAGGAATCCGATATCACGGAAGCAACCGTCAACAAAGTACGAGAACTGAATGTCATTGCCCAACAACGAGGGCAGTCTCTCGCACAGATGGCACTTGCCTGGGTTCTCCGCAGTGGCCGTGTGACGTCCGCGCTCATCGGTGCAAGTCGAGTCGCTCAAATCGAGGAGAACGTCGCAGCATTAGAGCAGTTGTCGTTCAACGACGACGAATTGTCCGCTATCGACCAAGTCCTGCGGTAA
- the kynA gene encoding tryptophan 2,3-dioxygenase — protein sequence MSDSSRLPGQGGSVLESGIQTDFTNDMTYGDYLHLDTVLSSQHPLSGHHDEMLFIIIHQASELWMTLVLHELDAAIRSIEKDHLEPAFKMLTRVSRIQQQLIQSWDVLSTLTPAEYMEFRDKLGHASGFQSYQNRLIEFALGHKKSNVLKVYQHQPALYERLRRALEAPSIYDVTLKALARRGFTIDATCLHRDWSLDYTPHATVEQAWLTVYRNVGQYWDLYELAEKLVDVEDRQQQWRFSHMKTVERIIGHKTGTGGSSGVTYLKQVLDHRFFPELWTLRTKL from the coding sequence ATGTCCGATTCGTCCAGACTACCCGGCCAAGGTGGTAGCGTGCTGGAATCCGGGATCCAAACCGACTTCACAAACGACATGACTTATGGTGATTACCTGCACCTGGATACGGTTCTATCCAGCCAGCATCCACTCTCTGGGCATCACGATGAAATGCTGTTTATTATCATCCATCAAGCCAGCGAGTTGTGGATGACACTTGTTTTACATGAGCTGGATGCGGCAATCCGGTCCATCGAAAAGGACCATCTTGAACCGGCATTCAAAATGCTAACCCGCGTATCCCGCATACAACAGCAACTGATTCAATCATGGGACGTCCTGTCAACCCTGACACCCGCGGAGTACATGGAATTCCGGGACAAACTGGGTCATGCGTCCGGCTTCCAATCCTATCAAAATCGGCTGATAGAATTTGCACTCGGGCACAAGAAGTCAAATGTCCTCAAGGTCTATCAGCATCAACCCGCTCTCTACGAACGCCTGCGCCGGGCACTGGAAGCACCCAGTATTTACGATGTGACACTCAAGGCACTGGCCCGACGCGGCTTCACGATCGACGCCACGTGCCTCCATCGAGATTGGTCCCTGGACTACACGCCCCACGCGACTGTCGAGCAAGCCTGGCTGACTGTGTATCGCAATGTTGGTCAGTATTGGGACCTATACGAACTCGCCGAAAAATTGGTAGACGTCGAGGATCGCCAGCAGCAGTGGCGATTCAGCCACATGAAGACAGTTGAGCGAATCATCGGGCATAAAACAGGCACGGGCGGATCGTCCGGGGTAACGTACCTCAAACAAGTACTCGACCACCGCTTTTTCCCCGAACTCTGGACCCTCCGCACAAAGTTGTGA
- a CDS encoding NADP-dependent oxidoreductase — translation MTVQQAQRIVLASRPVGMPTHANFRTETTQLPPLQQGEALVKTTYLSVDPYMRGRMSEAKSYVPPYQIDAVMGGGAVGEVLESKSDTLKPGDTVVGELGWQTHAVVSADRLHKVNTDLAPVTTALGLLGITGLTAYFGLVDICDPKPNETVVVSGAAGAVGMVVGQIAKILGCTVIGIAGSDEKVAYLQDELGFDHAINYKTTENMYKAIKQACPGGVDVYFDNVGGTISDAVLGNISDGARISICGQIALYNLTQADVGPRAQTPILIHRAMMKGFIIMDYAQRFPEGVKQLAKWYGEGRLKSEETVVDGFDKTVDAFLGLFTGANLGKQLVRV, via the coding sequence GTGACTGTTCAGCAAGCACAGCGAATCGTTCTCGCATCACGTCCAGTAGGAATGCCAACCCATGCCAATTTTCGCACCGAGACAACCCAACTCCCGCCTCTCCAACAAGGCGAAGCCCTCGTCAAAACGACCTATCTCTCCGTCGATCCTTACATGCGCGGTCGCATGAGTGAGGCTAAGTCATATGTTCCACCATACCAGATTGACGCCGTCATGGGTGGCGGAGCCGTCGGCGAAGTATTGGAGTCGAAGTCCGACACCTTGAAGCCGGGCGACACCGTCGTGGGCGAACTCGGGTGGCAGACACATGCAGTTGTCTCCGCCGACCGACTGCACAAAGTGAACACAGACCTCGCCCCCGTCACGACCGCTCTCGGACTCCTCGGAATCACAGGGCTAACCGCGTACTTCGGCCTCGTCGACATCTGTGACCCGAAGCCAAACGAGACCGTCGTCGTCTCCGGAGCGGCTGGAGCTGTCGGCATGGTCGTGGGGCAAATCGCAAAGATTCTTGGCTGCACCGTGATCGGGATCGCTGGATCGGACGAAAAAGTCGCGTATCTACAAGACGAACTCGGATTCGATCACGCCATCAACTACAAGACCACAGAAAACATGTACAAAGCCATTAAGCAGGCGTGTCCGGGCGGTGTCGACGTGTACTTCGACAACGTCGGCGGCACGATTTCTGACGCCGTTTTGGGGAATATCAGCGATGGTGCGCGAATCTCCATCTGCGGTCAAATCGCACTATACAATCTCACCCAAGCGGACGTCGGTCCACGCGCGCAGACACCAATTCTCATCCACCGTGCCATGATGAAGGGCTTTATCATCATGGACTACGCACAACGCTTCCCTGAGGGCGTGAAACAACTGGCCAAGTGGTACGGCGAAGGCCGACTCAAATCGGAAGAGACCGTTGTCGACGGGTTCGACAAAACGGTTGACGCGTTCCTGGGCTTGTTTACCGGTGCAAATCTAGGCAAACAGCTTGTCCGCGTCTGA
- a CDS encoding NlpC/P60 family protein, producing MKRVAISLGSIMTALSIAAPVAMADTQHTVQSGETLWKIAQRFQTTTSILENLNPLINPDILYPGEVIQIPSTVVANPASTTSSNSSTASSNSTASSTNSAPSKASAIIATAKGFLGTPYVWGGTAPSGFDCSGFVQYVYGQNGVTLPRTSTEQSTVGTSITQAALQPGDLVFFADTWKAGVSHVGIYLGNRQFIEESSGKGQVIITSLDNPYYAAHYAGARRVL from the coding sequence ATGAAGCGCGTGGCCATTTCTCTCGGCTCTATTATGACTGCTTTATCAATAGCAGCACCCGTTGCGATGGCAGACACACAGCATACCGTTCAATCGGGTGAGACACTGTGGAAGATCGCACAGAGATTTCAGACAACAACGTCTATTTTAGAGAACCTGAATCCATTAATTAATCCGGATATTTTGTACCCGGGTGAAGTCATCCAGATTCCATCCACTGTAGTAGCGAATCCCGCGTCGACTACTTCTTCCAATAGCAGCACCGCTTCGAGTAACAGCACCGCTTCCAGCACTAATTCGGCACCGAGTAAGGCTTCAGCTATTATTGCGACCGCGAAAGGGTTCCTCGGGACACCTTATGTATGGGGCGGCACGGCTCCGTCTGGCTTTGATTGCTCTGGCTTCGTTCAGTACGTTTATGGACAAAATGGCGTCACATTACCTCGGACATCCACAGAGCAGTCCACGGTAGGGACATCCATCACGCAGGCGGCCCTACAACCTGGAGATCTGGTGTTCTTTGCTGACACGTGGAAAGCAGGTGTGAGCCATGTGGGAATTTATCTCGGGAACCGGCAGTTTATTGAGGAGTCTTCCGGGAAGGGGCAAGTAATCATCACGTCGCTGGACAACCCTTACTATGCCGCTCATTACGCAGGTGCAAGGCGAGTCCTATAG